The Methanobacteriaceae archaeon genome contains a region encoding:
- a CDS encoding Hsp20/alpha crystallin family protein, with product MRRKDSLEEMKEVVKDMLEDTARTVDKIRFDIEKSVVDYTFLPGKDIIETDDSIIVNIVLPGIKKEDINLKLTETKLKVKAKFDFEHKMGGSYVTLSDRKSGYIRRTVRLPKKVIAEEAKAKYENGILKVEIPKQEKEEGTEITIE from the coding sequence ATGCGTAGAAAAGATAGTTTAGAAGAAATGAAGGAAGTAGTTAAGGATATGTTGGAAGATACTGCTCGAACAGTTGATAAAATTCGCTTCGACATCGAAAAATCCGTGGTAGACTACACATTCCTGCCAGGTAAGGATATTATAGAAACTGATGACAGTATAATCGTGAATATTGTACTTCCAGGTATCAAGAAAGAAGATATTAATCTCAAACTCACCGAGACCAAACTAAAGGTTAAAGCCAAATTCGACTTTGAACACAAAATGGGTGGAAGCTATGTAACTTTATCAGACCGTAAAAGCGGTTACATACGCCGAACTGTCCGATTACCCAAAAAAGTCATAGCCGAAGAAGCTAAAGCCAAATACGAGAACGGTATACTCAAGGTGGAAATTCCCAAACAAGAAAAAGAGGAAGGAACTGAGATAACCATAGAATAA
- a CDS encoding prenyltransferase, which produces MNLLKFIFKISRFRFWIYTGGTYVVGYALGFSVFGDFLRPEYYIYLFYFFFPANIFIYGVNDYWDEETDKLNPKKDEKEHRVLSDERKRLLNIIITVAGLSLVLMLFQDNLERIIFAGFLFLSYFYSAPPLRFKDKPFLDFSSNYLYIMPGIFAYYLASHTVPPLIYMLGAFMHISAMHIFSAIPDIEYDRKAGINTTPVFIGMRPSLLLCLIFWMGLSFIVVYLTHFFPISFLVFLYPLFPLLLLIKRDLSIDDLYWYLPYVNTALGGLLFTALVVYKLLFLH; this is translated from the coding sequence ATGAATCTCTTAAAATTTATTTTTAAAATATCCAGGTTCCGTTTCTGGATATACACCGGAGGAACCTATGTTGTGGGTTATGCTCTGGGATTCAGTGTTTTCGGAGATTTTCTAAGACCTGAATATTATATTTACCTTTTCTATTTCTTTTTCCCAGCCAATATCTTCATCTACGGAGTTAATGACTACTGGGATGAAGAAACAGATAAATTAAACCCCAAAAAGGATGAAAAAGAACACAGAGTATTGTCTGATGAGCGGAAAAGACTTTTAAATATTATTATTACAGTTGCAGGTTTGAGCCTGGTTTTAATGCTTTTTCAGGATAACTTGGAAAGAATAATATTTGCCGGTTTCCTATTTTTATCCTATTTCTACAGTGCACCCCCTCTGCGCTTTAAGGACAAACCTTTTCTGGATTTTTCATCTAATTACCTTTACATAATGCCGGGCATATTTGCCTACTATCTGGCATCACATACTGTTCCACCCCTTATTTATATGTTAGGTGCTTTTATGCACATATCTGCCATGCACATCTTTTCTGCTATTCCTGATATAGAATACGACCGAAAGGCAGGGATCAATACCACTCCTGTCTTCATAGGGATGCGACCCTCCCTCCTATTATGCTTGATATTCTGGATGGGACTGTCATTCATAGTTGTTTATCTAACCCATTTTTTCCCCATTAGCTTTTTAGTATTCCTTTACCCCTTATTCCCCCTTTTACTCCTCATTAAAAGGGATCTGAGTATTGATGATCTCTACTGGTATCTGCCCTATGTTAACACCGCTTTGGGAGGTTTACTGTTCACTGCACTGGTGGTTTATAAGCTTTTATTCCTGCATTGA
- the crtI gene encoding phytoene desaturase, with translation MKVLIVGAGFGGLSAAALLAKDGYEVTVIEKNEGPGGRASVYSEKGFYFDMGPSWYLMPDVFQHFYANFHKKPEDLFQLDKLDPSYRVFFDDTKVVDVASDLEKNYELFDSLEEGGAEKLKEYLASAEELYDHSVKEMLYRDYTSILDFLNGKMLLAGIRMNILENLEHFVNRKFSSDEARKIVQYSIGFLGSSPQKTPSLYHIMSHIDLTLGVWYPQGGMREVARTMMELAQSYGAEFRFNEPVELLEVHEKNVKRVITSEGVYEPDIVIMNADYAHSELDLLTKENRTYDEDYWEKRVLAPSALVAYVGIDREMESLVHHNLFLEKDWAEGFDTLFDPEKADWPENPSYYVNIPSKTDKTAAPPGSDTLFILIPLPPGIKDTTEKREALYNKILDDLEAKTQENIRDHIVVKRIFALEDFKDRYNAYKGTALGLSHTLMQTALFRPAHKSKKVENLYYSGQFTHPGIGVPMTLISSEIVAQEINDRYG, from the coding sequence ATGAAAGTTTTAATAGTGGGGGCTGGATTTGGGGGGCTTTCTGCAGCTGCTCTGCTGGCCAAAGATGGATATGAGGTCACTGTCATTGAAAAGAATGAAGGACCTGGTGGAAGGGCGAGTGTTTACAGTGAGAAAGGTTTTTATTTTGATATGGGGCCCTCTTGGTACTTGATGCCTGATGTTTTTCAACATTTCTATGCCAATTTCCATAAAAAGCCAGAGGATTTATTTCAACTTGACAAGCTGGACCCGTCCTACCGGGTTTTCTTTGATGACACCAAAGTGGTGGATGTTGCCTCTGATCTGGAGAAGAACTATGAATTATTCGACAGTCTGGAGGAAGGTGGAGCTGAAAAACTTAAAGAATACCTTGCTTCTGCTGAGGAACTTTACGATCACTCAGTTAAAGAAATGCTCTACCGTGATTACACTTCCATACTGGACTTTTTAAATGGTAAAATGTTACTGGCCGGAATCCGGATGAACATTCTTGAAAATCTGGAACACTTTGTAAACCGGAAGTTTTCCAGTGATGAAGCACGTAAAATTGTCCAGTACTCCATAGGATTCCTGGGAAGCTCACCCCAGAAGACTCCCTCTCTTTACCATATCATGTCCCATATTGATCTCACCCTGGGGGTTTGGTATCCTCAGGGAGGTATGAGGGAAGTGGCCCGTACCATGATGGAACTGGCCCAGTCCTATGGGGCTGAATTCAGGTTCAATGAACCAGTGGAACTTTTAGAAGTTCATGAAAAAAATGTTAAACGAGTAATAACCAGTGAGGGAGTTTACGAACCAGATATCGTTATTATGAATGCTGATTATGCTCATTCAGAACTGGATCTTCTCACTAAAGAAAATCGGACTTACGATGAGGATTACTGGGAGAAGAGAGTTTTAGCACCCTCAGCACTGGTGGCCTATGTGGGGATTGACCGGGAGATGGAAAGCCTGGTGCACCATAATCTGTTCCTGGAGAAAGACTGGGCTGAAGGTTTCGACACACTTTTTGACCCTGAAAAGGCTGATTGGCCTGAAAATCCATCATATTACGTGAACATACCCTCAAAAACTGATAAAACTGCTGCTCCACCAGGTTCAGATACACTATTCATACTGATCCCCTTACCTCCAGGAATAAAGGACACCACTGAAAAACGTGAGGCACTCTACAATAAGATTTTGGATGATCTGGAGGCTAAAACTCAGGAGAACATACGGGATCATATCGTGGTTAAACGTATATTCGCCCTGGAAGACTTCAAAGATCGTTACAATGCCTACAAGGGAACTGCGCTGGGATTATCCCACACTCTGATGCAAACCGCACTTTTTAGACCGGCACATAAAAGCAAGAAGGTTGAAAACCTATACTACTCCGGGCAATTCACCCACCCTGGAATCGGGGTCCCTATGACCTTAATATCCTCTGAAATTGTTGCCCAGGAAATAAATGATAGATACGGTTGA
- the crtI gene encoding phytoene desaturase, which translates to MKNVTVVGAGFGGLSAGALLARDGFKVTVLEKNEGPGGRASVYSKDGFYFDMGPSWYLMPDVYEKFYHEFGKKAEDFFKLEKLDPSYRIFIYDEEVFDLRADVEKNYQLFDSFEPHGGEKLKEYLESSKELYEFSIEEMLYKDYKSVLDLLNGKLLIKSYKLHLWENLEDYINKQFESDEARKILKYAIGFLGGAPKNTPSFYHLVSHADLAMGVFYPEGGMRKVVSSLYELGESLGVEFKFNEPVKKLEINENVVKKVISSQGTYEPDLVIVTTDYPYAELELLDPVYQSYNQKYWEDRVISPSAMVVYLGVDFKVDKLLHHNLFLNKDWETGFDYIFDPEKAEWPQHPSYYVNVPSKTDETAAPEGSDTIYILIPLAPGMEDNSDLRKNLYNKILDDLESKIGVNIREHILVKKLFAINDFKERYNAYKGTAFGLTHTLRQTALWRPAHRSKKVRNLYYSGQYTHPGIGVPMVMVSSQIIAREIIEEYGK; encoded by the coding sequence ATGAAAAATGTTACCGTGGTTGGAGCGGGATTTGGAGGACTTTCGGCTGGTGCATTACTGGCTAGAGATGGTTTTAAGGTAACTGTTCTGGAAAAAAATGAAGGACCTGGTGGAAGGGCGAGTGTTTACAGTAAAGATGGTTTTTATTTTGATATGGGACCATCATGGTATTTGATGCCTGATGTTTATGAAAAATTCTACCATGAATTTGGGAAGAAGGCTGAAGATTTTTTCAAGCTGGAGAAACTGGATCCATCCTACCGGATATTTATCTATGATGAAGAAGTCTTCGATCTTAGAGCGGACGTGGAAAAAAATTACCAGCTTTTTGACAGCTTTGAACCTCATGGTGGGGAGAAGTTGAAAGAGTACCTGGAATCCTCAAAAGAGTTATATGAATTTTCCATTGAAGAAATGCTCTATAAAGACTATAAATCCGTTCTGGATCTTTTAAATGGAAAATTACTTATCAAATCATATAAACTGCATTTATGGGAGAATCTTGAGGATTATATCAACAAACAATTTGAGAGTGATGAAGCCCGGAAGATTTTAAAGTATGCCATTGGATTTCTGGGCGGGGCTCCTAAAAACACTCCTTCCTTTTACCACCTGGTATCCCATGCAGATCTGGCCATGGGAGTCTTTTATCCGGAAGGAGGGATGAGGAAAGTGGTTAGTTCATTATATGAACTGGGTGAATCATTAGGGGTGGAATTCAAATTTAATGAACCGGTGAAAAAATTAGAGATTAATGAGAATGTGGTTAAAAAAGTTATTAGCTCCCAAGGAACCTATGAACCTGATCTAGTTATAGTCACCACGGATTATCCTTATGCAGAGCTGGAACTGTTAGATCCTGTTTATCAGAGTTATAATCAGAAATATTGGGAAGATAGAGTTATTTCACCTTCTGCAATGGTGGTTTATCTAGGAGTGGATTTTAAGGTGGATAAACTCTTACACCACAACCTTTTTTTGAATAAAGACTGGGAAACTGGTTTTGATTATATCTTCGATCCTGAAAAAGCCGAGTGGCCGCAGCATCCATCATATTACGTTAACGTACCGTCAAAAACTGATGAAACTGCTGCTCCTGAAGGTTCTGATACTATTTACATCCTGATACCACTGGCTCCAGGTATGGAAGATAATTCTGATTTAAGGAAAAACCTCTACAATAAGATCCTGGATGACCTGGAAAGTAAAATTGGAGTAAATATAAGGGAACACATTTTAGTGAAAAAATTATTCGCTATCAACGATTTTAAAGAACGATACAATGCATATAAAGGAACTGCTTTTGGCTTAACCCATACTTTAAGGCAGACTGCTCTCTGGAGACCGGCACATAGGAGTAAAAAAGTCAGGAATCTTTATTATTCCGGTCAATACACACATCCTGGTATTGGGGTTCCCATGGTAATGGTGTCATCCCAAATCATTGCCCGAGAAATAATTGAAGAATATGGGAAGTGA
- a CDS encoding right-handed parallel beta-helix repeat-containing protein, with protein sequence MEKNNLKSKKFLFFAVLTIVLTLSLGTVSAANIDVNPGDSIQSAVDSAVDGDTIIVHDNAGSAYTYNENIKIKDINGLSIISDGTVIVSATGGSAKNDKPVFQVDKKADNIVINGFSITGATKSSGVEVKNKDSTSIFIINNLIYGNEVGVTIKDGTATIKDNKIYGNKKNGVNLEKKEASAEITNNKIYDNGENGINVQSGKATIKDNEIFGNKKKNGVNVDGKEASAEITNNKIYDNGENGINVKDGTATILYNDIYSNTKDGIKVEKKKADDKIIGNNIHNNGKNGINVKDANPVISHNRIVGNTEYGILWDSDANGVAINNWWGDNSGPALPNDVNVKKKGTLDVTKWLVLKIYANPTSIMVGQSSTITADLTYNNFDELTYLAPDFYHVPNNIPVVFNTDIGILGSTTITKYTLNGIATASLLGNIPGIAHVTATVDRYTTSPHAIVNILAASSETVNAAGTIGMQPTGLPLGLLALAVLLIIGGIFPLRK encoded by the coding sequence TTGGAGAAAAATAACCTAAAATCCAAAAAATTTCTTTTCTTCGCAGTATTAACCATTGTTCTAACACTAAGCTTAGGTACGGTATCTGCAGCCAACATTGATGTAAACCCTGGTGATAGTATCCAAAGTGCTGTTGACTCTGCAGTTGATGGAGATACTATTATAGTACACGATAATGCCGGATCAGCGTACACTTACAATGAAAATATCAAAATAAAGGATATAAATGGTCTTAGCATCATATCCGATGGTACGGTAATTGTTAGTGCTACTGGAGGATCTGCAAAGAACGACAAACCTGTATTCCAAGTGGATAAGAAAGCAGATAATATTGTAATCAATGGTTTCAGCATTACTGGTGCAACCAAATCTTCTGGTGTAGAAGTTAAAAACAAAGACAGCACATCCATCTTTATAATAAATAACCTCATTTATGGCAATGAAGTCGGTGTAACAATTAAAGATGGTACAGCAACCATCAAGGACAACAAAATTTACGGTAACAAGAAGAATGGTGTAAATCTTGAGAAAAAGGAGGCCAGTGCTGAAATAACTAATAACAAAATCTATGACAATGGAGAAAACGGTATAAACGTGCAAAGTGGTAAAGCTACCATCAAGGACAACGAAATTTTCGGTAACAAGAAGAAGAATGGTGTAAATGTTGATGGAAAGGAGGCCAGTGCTGAAATAACTAATAACAAAATCTATGACAATGGAGAAAACGGTATAAACGTGAAAGATGGTACAGCAACTATATTGTACAACGATATTTACAGTAACACCAAAGACGGTATTAAAGTTGAGAAAAAGAAAGCAGATGATAAAATAATTGGAAACAACATTCATAACAATGGAAAAAACGGGATCAATGTTAAAGATGCCAATCCAGTCATATCCCACAACAGAATCGTTGGTAACACTGAATATGGGATCCTCTGGGATAGTGATGCGAATGGAGTTGCCATAAACAACTGGTGGGGAGATAACAGCGGACCAGCATTACCAAATGATGTAAATGTTAAAAAGAAAGGGACACTTGACGTCACAAAATGGTTGGTTCTAAAAATTTATGCCAATCCCACATCTATAATGGTTGGCCAATCATCCACCATAACTGCTGATTTAACCTACAACAACTTCGATGAACTAACGTATCTCGCACCTGATTTCTACCACGTGCCCAATAACATACCTGTAGTATTCAATACAGATATAGGGATACTGGGAAGTACAACCATAACCAAATACACACTGAATGGAATCGCCACTGCATCCTTACTGGGAAACATACCAGGCATAGCACATGTAACTGCAACTGTGGACCGCTATACAACTTCACCACATGCAATAGTTAACATATTAGCAGCTTCATCTGAAACAGTAAACGCAGCCGGCACAATTGGAATGCAACCTACCGGACTACCATTAGGACTACTGGCACTTGCCGTTCTACTGATAATAGGTGGAATCTTTCCTCTTCGAAAATAA
- a CDS encoding prenyltransferase codes for MKWAEIRLIIDLGRFQFLVFGFLCFSAGAFLAVLFNEPFSWQRFILGYLVLGLAHLSVSYSNDYWDFEVDHFNQPTRFTGGSGILVENPELRPFAKRFSIFLILSSLLLALIFALIYSSLTFLALALLGSALAWYYSAPPLKLSYKGLGEISTILSGFILPTFGYVAMTGYIDLKIVLFAIPFMIYMLFFILSVEIPDMEGDKKGNKNTFIVKKGRKTGFILIGLSGVLGTLSLFFLSYSGIYSQITFKMIIMASLIPLIVGLNALIRRTDIKDAATRLVNLNIPALVIFILLLDIYFLSLILNIKMLF; via the coding sequence ATTAAATGGGCTGAAATCCGCCTAATTATTGATTTAGGTCGTTTTCAATTTTTAGTATTTGGGTTTCTTTGTTTTTCTGCTGGTGCTTTTCTGGCGGTTTTATTCAATGAACCCTTTTCATGGCAAAGATTTATACTAGGATACCTAGTTCTGGGTCTAGCTCATTTATCTGTTTCCTACAGTAATGATTACTGGGATTTTGAAGTGGACCATTTCAACCAGCCCACCCGTTTTACTGGAGGTAGCGGGATTTTAGTGGAAAATCCAGAACTAAGGCCTTTTGCCAAAAGATTTTCCATATTTTTAATTTTGTCATCGCTTTTACTGGCTTTAATCTTCGCGTTAATTTATTCTTCCCTCACTTTCCTGGCACTGGCCCTATTGGGAAGTGCTCTGGCCTGGTACTATTCGGCTCCCCCTCTGAAATTATCCTACAAGGGATTAGGTGAGATTTCAACCATATTAAGTGGATTTATTTTACCAACATTTGGTTATGTGGCTATGACAGGTTATATAGACTTGAAAATAGTCCTTTTTGCCATACCATTCATGATTTATATGTTATTTTTTATTTTAAGTGTGGAAATACCTGATATGGAAGGAGATAAAAAAGGGAACAAAAATACGTTTATTGTTAAAAAGGGGAGAAAAACTGGCTTCATCTTAATAGGTTTATCCGGAGTTTTAGGGACATTATCCCTGTTTTTTTTATCATATTCCGGAATTTATTCACAGATAACATTCAAGATGATTATAATGGCCTCATTAATACCTTTAATTGTTGGTTTAAACGCTCTAATCAGGCGCACAGACATAAAGGATGCTGCGACCCGTCTTGTCAATCTAAATATTCCTGCCCTGGTAATTTTCATCCTACTTTTAGATATTTATTTTCTAAGTCTTATTCTTAACATTAAAATGTTATTTTAA
- a CDS encoding carotenoid biosynthesis protein — MVGDYSRYLWITALILVIAAFFTSNVEISPGMSIISVMFIIFLSIPCFASVILWLGWKKGLITIIILSIYAFSIETFAIITGFPYSPFHYTDMIGMKIFGYTPFTVPFAYVPLFLGCIYLASKRWSENLKIILATAFLVLVVDLVLDPAAVSLNFWVYEHTSIFYGVPLQNFLGWILTGAIAALIGLLILKNELKSYKPPAMVSSLFLIMCFWTAVCFYRQLWVPSVIGMIFLILILKETEGRIGDFRLKNANSD; from the coding sequence ATGGTGGGGGATTATTCTAGGTATTTGTGGATTACAGCTCTAATCCTGGTTATTGCTGCTTTCTTCACGTCTAACGTTGAAATAAGTCCTGGAATGTCCATTATTTCTGTTATGTTCATAATATTCCTATCCATTCCCTGTTTTGCCTCTGTTATACTGTGGCTGGGATGGAAAAAGGGATTAATCACCATTATCATTTTAAGCATTTACGCCTTTTCCATTGAAACCTTTGCCATCATCACTGGCTTCCCCTACTCCCCTTTCCATTATACTGATATGATTGGCATGAAAATTTTTGGTTACACTCCTTTTACCGTACCTTTTGCTTATGTGCCCCTATTTTTGGGATGTATTTATCTGGCCTCAAAAAGATGGAGTGAAAATCTTAAAATAATATTAGCCACTGCTTTTTTGGTCCTGGTGGTTGATCTGGTTTTGGATCCGGCTGCTGTTTCCCTTAATTTCTGGGTGTATGAACATACCAGTATTTTTTATGGAGTTCCTCTGCAGAATTTCCTGGGTTGGATACTCACCGGAGCTATAGCAGCTTTAATAGGATTATTAATTTTAAAAAATGAACTAAAAAGTTATAAACCTCCAGCAATGGTGTCAAGCCTTTTTTTGATTATGTGTTTCTGGACAGCAGTCTGCTTCTACCGTCAGTTATGGGTTCCCAGCGTCATAGGTATGATCTTCTTGATTTTGATCCTGAAAGAAACAGAGGGTAGAATTGGAGATTTCAGACTAAAGAACGCGAATTCTGATTAG
- a CDS encoding AarF/ABC1/UbiB kinase family protein yields MITPLGQNKNPDIKRLREILGVMAKYRFGNTLVKLGIRSGFSIPTILSRGEDDELDSTAPERFRMVLQELGTTFIKLGQVLSTRPDLVGKDIADELTKLQDKLPPVSFESIRSVVEADLDLPLEEIFIDFDEEPIASASIAQVHRARLPDGRDVAVKVKKQGITKLIEQDIAIMRYLANQADKRIGTLKYYNLPGIVDEFERVIFKELDFSQEARNIERFRSMFEDDPRISAPEVFREYSTSRVLTMEYIDGVKISEALESDLKVDGKIIAELGTECYFKQIFEFGFFHADPHPGNIMVLPGNKLCFVDFGMTGNLERDFRENLAELFIFTVKYDVRGMINQMMYMRLVDDDTDLETLRYDLMDLLDRFYGAQIQDVGGMINEFSMPGVMVKNKIKLPRDFILLGRVLSMAEDLGRRLNPEFNGIEVAQPLIRKMIARRMNPLRLADYQTRYLFELEHLFKDLPETINRIFLRFEDGKIKMEIEHKELDEFSAHLETITNRVALAMIVSSLIIGSSLILQTDKGMPMPGLGFSTIGIIIFLIGASLAIALVISFIRRL; encoded by the coding sequence ATGATAACTCCCTTGGGCCAGAACAAAAACCCGGATATTAAACGTTTGAGGGAAATTCTGGGTGTGATGGCCAAATATCGCTTTGGAAATACACTGGTTAAATTAGGTATTCGAAGTGGATTCAGCATACCCACCATACTTTCCAGGGGTGAAGATGATGAACTGGACAGCACTGCTCCTGAAAGATTCAGAATGGTCCTTCAGGAGTTGGGAACAACTTTCATTAAACTGGGACAGGTTTTAAGCACACGCCCTGACTTGGTGGGTAAAGACATTGCTGATGAACTAACCAAACTGCAGGATAAACTACCTCCAGTCTCTTTTGAATCAATTAGGAGTGTGGTGGAAGCTGATCTGGATCTTCCCCTGGAAGAAATATTCATTGATTTTGATGAAGAGCCCATAGCATCCGCATCCATTGCTCAGGTTCACCGTGCCAGACTTCCTGATGGACGAGATGTGGCTGTGAAGGTGAAAAAACAGGGGATAACCAAACTCATAGAACAGGATATAGCCATAATGCGTTACCTGGCCAATCAGGCTGATAAGAGAATAGGAACCCTTAAATATTACAATCTCCCTGGTATTGTGGATGAATTTGAGAGGGTAATTTTTAAGGAGCTAGATTTTTCCCAGGAAGCACGCAACATAGAACGATTCAGGTCCATGTTTGAGGATGACCCTCGTATCTCAGCCCCGGAAGTCTTTCGTGAGTATTCCACCAGCCGAGTGCTCACTATGGAATACATCGATGGGGTGAAGATTAGTGAAGCCCTGGAATCTGACCTGAAAGTGGATGGCAAGATTATTGCAGAGTTAGGTACTGAATGCTACTTTAAACAGATATTTGAATTTGGATTCTTTCATGCTGATCCTCACCCGGGTAACATCATGGTTTTACCGGGTAACAAATTATGTTTTGTAGATTTTGGAATGACTGGAAACCTGGAGCGAGATTTCCGGGAAAACCTGGCTGAACTTTTCATATTTACGGTTAAATATGATGTGCGGGGTATGATAAACCAGATGATGTACATGCGCCTGGTTGATGATGACACTGACCTGGAAACACTACGCTACGATCTAATGGATCTACTAGACCGTTTTTACGGGGCACAAATTCAGGATGTGGGAGGTATGATCAACGAGTTCAGCATGCCCGGAGTGATGGTTAAAAATAAAATAAAACTACCCAGGGATTTCATCTTACTGGGAAGAGTACTCAGCATGGCTGAAGACCTGGGAAGAAGACTAAACCCAGAATTCAATGGAATTGAGGTCGCCCAACCCCTAATTAGAAAGATGATCGCCCGTCGCATGAACCCCCTTCGCCTGGCAGATTACCAGACAAGATACCTTTTTGAACTGGAACACCTTTTCAAAGATCTTCCAGAGACCATCAACCGCATTTTCCTCCGGTTTGAAGATGGTAAAATCAAAATGGAAATAGAACACAAAGAACTTGATGAATTTTCAGCTCATCTGGAAACCATAACCAACCGTGTGGCCCTGGCCATGATTGTGTCTTCCTTAATCATAGGATCCTCCCTTATCTTACAAACCGATAAGGGCATGCCCATGCCAGGACTAGGATTTTCAACCATTGGCATTATCATATTCCTTATTGGAGCATCACTAGCTATAGCACTGGTAATATCATTTATCCGGCGATTATAA
- a CDS encoding DUF5518 domain-containing protein has translation MLYYLEILYGLLLTLFLSIVLGLLLGSPGSYAGFILSTILVGYRVGDEIALGAIHGALVGMSTGIIFAVAMIIMANYQGGIGTNMMEMGVLAIIIGIMLDGIIGSVGGSIGSYIRDRILLI, from the coding sequence GTGTTATATTATCTTGAAATATTATATGGTCTGTTATTAACCCTTTTTTTAAGTATAGTGCTGGGATTGTTACTGGGCAGCCCTGGATCTTATGCTGGTTTTATTTTATCCACTATTCTGGTAGGATATCGTGTGGGAGATGAAATTGCCCTGGGAGCCATCCACGGGGCACTGGTAGGCATGTCCACAGGAATTATCTTCGCGGTGGCAATGATTATAATGGCTAATTATCAGGGAGGGATTGGAACTAACATGATGGAAATGGGAGTTCTGGCAATAATTATAGGCATAATGCTGGATGGGATTATAGGATCAGTGGGGGGCTCTATAGGCTCCTACATAAGGGATAGAATTTTGTTAATTTAG
- a CDS encoding phytoene/squalene synthase family protein, with amino-acid sequence MKKQNNRINKTIYSIFKKGSKTYYYSTIFFPKRVKRDVFILYSFLRKADDYVDQIPQDSEGFYQFRDRYYQALEGEETGDVVADSFVKLARRKRFENEWVEAFLESMAMDITKSTYKDLDELQTYLYGSSEVVGLFMARIMDLPEESFPAARHLGRAMQYINFIRDIAEDLELGRTYFPQNDLEEFNLKSLEEKDAAVNPDGFRGFVRKQLKTYQSWQQVAEEGFKYIPYRYLIPIKTASDMYNWTAQQIAKDPFVVYQRKVKPSAPKIVSNIFGNSIRLGLN; translated from the coding sequence ATGAAAAAACAAAATAACCGGATAAATAAAACCATATACTCCATATTTAAAAAAGGTAGTAAAACCTATTACTACAGCACTATCTTTTTCCCTAAAAGGGTAAAAAGAGACGTTTTCATACTTTACAGCTTCCTTAGGAAGGCTGATGACTATGTGGATCAGATCCCCCAAGACAGTGAGGGATTCTATCAGTTCCGTGACCGTTACTACCAGGCCCTGGAAGGTGAGGAAACTGGTGATGTAGTAGCTGATTCATTTGTGAAACTGGCCCGTCGTAAAAGATTTGAAAATGAATGGGTTGAGGCATTCCTGGAATCCATGGCCATGGACATCACCAAATCCACATATAAAGACCTTGATGAACTTCAAACATATCTTTACGGTTCATCAGAGGTGGTGGGACTTTTCATGGCCCGGATAATGGATTTGCCTGAAGAATCATTCCCTGCTGCCCGACACTTGGGTCGTGCCATGCAATACATTAACTTCATCAGGGATATAGCTGAAGATTTGGAACTGGGAAGAACCTATTTCCCCCAGAATGATCTGGAAGAATTCAACCTAAAAAGTCTGGAAGAAAAGGATGCAGCTGTCAATCCTGATGGATTCCGAGGATTCGTACGTAAACAGTTAAAAACTTATCAATCCTGGCAGCAAGTAGCGGAGGAAGGTTTCAAATACATTCCCTACCGTTACCTGATTCCCATAAAAACTGCTTCAGATATGTACAACTGGACTGCCCAGCAGATAGCAAAGGATCCCTTCGTGGTATACCAGAGAAAAGTTAAACCATCTGCCCCTAAAATCGTGTCCAATATTTTCGGTAACTCAATAAGATTAGGTTTAAATTGA